In one window of Henckelia pumila isolate YLH828 chromosome 1, ASM3356847v2, whole genome shotgun sequence DNA:
- the LOC140874982 gene encoding aldehyde oxidase GLOX1-like: MHMQLLHTDRVVIFDRTDFGLSNISLPHGKCRDDPNERIVKHDCTAHSVEYSVASNSIRPLMVQTDVWCSSGAVAPDGTLVQTGGYRDGEHAVRTYRPCSDDYCDWEEDEGGLLVKRWYATNHILPDSRSIVFGGRDMFNYEFYPKRRGTDKVYESPFLRQTNDPGSENNLYPFVFLNEDGNLFIFANNRAILFDYNKGVVVKNYPAIPGGDPRSYPSTGSAVLLPLKKYGRAEVLVCGGAPRGAFTKAKHGTFVGALNTCGRIGINDVNPSWAMETMPMGRVMGDMLLLPNGDVLIINGGGSGTAGWEYGRDPVLSPVIYRPHNLVGTRFEVQTPSSRPRMYHSTAILLRDGRVLVGGSNPHEFYRFTRVLFPTDLTLEAFSPWYVHVLRPKIVAPVTQSKIKYGQPVLVRFTLPPGRVDGSSVMVTMVAPSFTTHSFSMNQRMLVLGGGDVVAAAAAGDTHEIRVTAPGSVLLAPSGYYLLFVCHRGIPSEGIWVQIT, translated from the coding sequence ATGCACATGCAGCTCCTTCACACCGACCGCGTCGTAATCTTCGATCGAACTGACTTCGGGCTCTCCAACATATCCTTGCCCCACGGGAAATGCCGCGACGACCCGAACGAAAGGATCGTAAAGCACGACTGCACCGCGCACTCGGTGGAGTACAGCGTGGCTTCCAATTCCATCCGCCCCCTCATGGTGCAAACCGACGTCTGGTGCTCCTCCGGCGCCGTCGCACCCGACGGAACCTTGGTACAGACCGGAGGGTATAGAGACGGGGAACATGCAGTCAGAACGTACAGGCCATGCAGCGACGATTACTGTGATTGGGAGGAAGATGAAGGGGGGCTCTTGGTGAAGAGGTGGTACGCCACCAATCACATCCTGCCGGACAGCCGGAGCATCGTCTTCGGCGGTCGGGACATGTTCAACTACGAATTCTACCCGAAACGACGTGGGACGGATAAGGTTTACGAGTCGCCGTTTCTCCGGCAGACGAATGATCCGGGGAGCGAAAACAATCTTTACCCTTTTGTTTTTCTGAATGAAGACGGTAACTTGTTCATTTTCGCGAATAATCGAGCTATCCTGTTTGATTACAACAAAGGGGTGGTGGTTAAGAACTATCCGGCGATTCCGGGAGGGGATCCTCGAAGTTATCCGAGCACGGGTTCCGCCGTTTTGTTGCCGTTGAAGAAATATGGTAGAGCTGAAGTATTGGTTTGCGGAGGGGCCCCTAGAGGAGCATTTACGAAGGCAAAACATGGTACTTTTGTAGGGGCCTTGAATACTTGTGGGAGAATCGGGATAAACGATGTGAATCCTAGTTGGGCCATGGAGACCATGCCAATGGGTCGGGTCATGGGGGACATGTTGTTGTTACCGAATGGTGACGTTTTGATCATCAACGGAGGGGGTTCGGGTACGGCGGGGTGGGAATATGGACGGGATCCGGTTTTATCTCCGGTTATATATCGACCTCATAATCTAGTAGGGACCAGGTTCGAAGTCCAAACTCCGAGCTCTAGGCCTCGTATGTACCACTCGACCGCGATCTTGCTACGCGACGGTCGAGTACTGGTCGGAGGAAGCAATCCCCACGAGTTCTACAGGTTCACGAGGGTTCTTTTCCCTACGGATCTCACGTTGGAAGCATTTTCTCCTTGGTATGTGCATGTCTTACGTCCCAAGATAGTTGCCCCCGTTACACAATCTAAAATCAAATACGGGCAACCCGTTTTGGTTCGGTTCACGCTTCCTCCGGGTCGGGTAGATGGATCCTCCGTCATGGTAACGATGGTTGCTCCGTCGTTTACTACGCATTCCTTTTCGATGAATCAGAGGATGTTGGTCCTCGGCGGAGGGGATGTGGTGGCTGCCGCCGCCGCGGGGGACACGCATGAAATTCGGGTCACCGCGCCGGGTTCCGTCTTGCTTGCGCCGTCCGGATATTATCTTCTATTTGTGTGTCATCGAGGCATTCCAAGTGAAGGCATTTGGGTCCAAATcacataa